Sequence from the Candidatus Kinetoplastibacterium galatii TCC219 genome:
AGAATTTAAACCTAAGTCCTCAAGATATAAGTCATCAGAAACATTCCTGATAGCTCGTAACCTAAAGTAAACTTATTTTTAAGATTCATGAATTATGTTTAAATTACAATTTAATGTAATAAAATATACATGTTATTAATTTTTTATCTTTAAAAGCAGTGGCTTGTTCTTTTTAGAATTTAGAGGTTGAAATTAATAATTTTTTGACTATATCCAAATTATATAGTCTTGATAAAAATTGAAGGCGGGAGCTTAGCTTTGGATAGTTCTTTTTCAAAAATTGCTGTTTGGGTAGGGATTGCCCTGGCGCTTTTTAGCATATTTAAACATTTTGATGGAAGCAATAGATTTCAAGATCATTATACATATACACAATTTATGGATGATGTCAGAGATGGTCACATTAAGAGAGTAGAAGTTCAGGGTGATGTATTAAGGGTTTTGTCTGATAACAATCGTTTTTACTCATTAATATCACCAGGCGATTTATGGATGGTTTCTGATTTACTGAAACATGGAGTTCAAGTTATAGGAAAACCACGAGAAGAACCTTCATTTTTAGCCAATGTTTTTATATCATGGTTTCCTATGCTTCTTTTAATAGGTGTTTGGGTTTTTTTTATGAGGCAAATGCAAGGTGGAGGACGTGGAGGGGCTTTTAGTTTTGGTAAATCAAGAGCCAAGATGCTTGAGGAATCTAATAATAGGACAACATTCGCAGATGTTGCTGGATGCGATGAGGCTAAAGAAGATGTTCAAGAACTAGTAGACTTTTTAAGAGAACCATCAAGATTTCAGAAACTTGGAGGTAGAATACCTAGAGGCGTATTAATGGTTGGTTCACCAGGAACAGGGAAGACTTTATTGGCTAGAGCCGTTGCTGGGGAAGCTAATGTTCCTTTCTTTAGTATTTCTGGATCAGATTTTGTTGAAATGTTTGTTGGGGTTGGGGCTTCTCGTGTGAGAGATATGTTTGAGAATGCTAAGAAAAATTCACCTTGTATTATTTTTATAGACGAGATAGATGCTGTTGGACGTCAGCGTGGTGCTGGAGTTGGTGGGGGAAACGATGAGCGTGAACAAACTTTAAATCAAATGTTAGTTGAGATGGATGGATTTGAAGCTGGTCAAGGTGTTGTTGTAATAGCTGCTACAAATAGGCCAGACATACTAGATCCTGCTTTATTGCGCCCTGGGCGTTTTGACCGCCAAGTTGTGGTTTCATTACCTGATATAAAAGGTCGTGAACAAATACTTAATGTTCATATGCGCAAAGTACCATTATCAGATAATGTTAGTTCTAATATATTAGCTAGAGGAACTCCTGGATTTTCTGGAGCTGACCTTGCTAATTTAGTAAATGAGGCTGCTTTATTTGCAGCTAGACGTAATGGTCGTGTTGTTGATATGTCTGATTTCGAGAAAGCTAAGGATAAATTAGTTATGGGGGCAGAGAGGCGATCAGTAGTTATGCCTGAGGAAGAAAGGCGTAATACTGCATATCATGAGTCTGGTCATGCTGTTGTAGCAAAAATGTTACCTAAAACAGACCCGGTTCATAAGGTAACTATAGTGCCTAGGGGCATGGCTCTTGGAGTAACTATGCAATTGCCTGAGAAGGACAGATATAGCATGGATAGAGAAAGATTATTGAATATGATTGCTGTTCTTTTTGGTGGTAGAATCGCAGAAGAAATATTCATGAATCAAATGACTACTGGCGCCTCTAATGATTTTGAAAGGGCTACTAATATTGCTAGAGACATAGTAACCAGATACGGCATGACAAAAGAACTCGGTCCTATGGTTTATGCAGAAAATGAAAATGAAGTTTTTCTGGGAAGAAGTGTGACTAAGACTATACATATGTCTGAAGCAACCATGCAAAAAGTTGATTCTGAGATAAGGAGAATTATTGATGAGCAATATTCTGTTGCTCGTAATATTATAGAATCTAACAAAGATATTATAGAGAATATGGCCGAAAGTTTACTAGAATATGAGACTATTGATTCTGATCAAATAGAGAATATAGTTTCTAGAAATTTTCAAAGAAAAGATTAAATATTGATAGAGAAATGGTAAATTATTAGTTATGGATAAAAAATTTCAATGTGGTCGTTTTGAGTTTTCCTTAAATCGGCCAATTGTTATGGGAATAATTAATGTTACTCCTGATTCATTTTCAGATGGAGGAGCCTATTCCTCAATTGATGCTGCCATAGAACACGCATATAAAATGATTGATGACGGTGTTGACATTCTAGATATAGGTGGAGAATCTAGCCGTCCTGGTTCTGATAGAGTATCTACTTCTGAAGAATTAAAGCGCTTATTGCCATTGATCGAGTCATTAAAGGATTGTGGCGTTCCTTTGTCTGTAGATACTTATAAACCAGATGTTATGAAGTCTGTAATTGACATGAATGTAGACATGATAAATGATATTTGTGGTTTTACTTTGCCTGGATCATTGGAAACAGTATCATCATCAAATTGTGGGCTATGTGTCATGTACATGAATGGTGATATCAATAATATGCATAATTGCTTTCCTGATATGAATGTTGTTAGAGAGGCTAATATTTTCTTTACGAAACAGCTGAATAGGCTTTTAAAATACAACTCTAACATTAAAGATAGAATAGTATTGGATCCTGGTTTGGGTTTTGGTAAAACCATAGAGCAAAATTACTATTTAATCAATCAGCTTGAGAAATTAAAAGTGTTTTCCTGTCCGTTAATGATTGGAGCCTCAAGGAAATCCATGATTGGTAAATTAGTTGATCGATCAGTATCCGAGCGATTGTGTGCTAGTGTATCTTGTGCCTTAATTTCAGTTATGTATGGGGCAAATATAGTCAGAGTTCATGATGTGGCAGAGACAGTTGATTCACTAAAGATTCTCAACGCTATAAAACAAGGTTCATATACCCATGAAGCAGGATAGAAAATATTTTGGTACAGATGGGATTCGTGGAATAATTGGCAGTTGTAATATGAATCATGATTTTCTTTTTAGGGTGGGATACGCAGCAGGAATCTTTTTCTCAGAAAAAATAAAAAATAAAGAATGTTTTATAGTAATAGGGATGGATACTAGGTCTTCAGGACCTATGTTATCCTCAGCTGTTAAAACTGGTTTACTTGCAGCTGGTGTAAATATACTTGATGTTTGTTCAGATGCTATTCCCACTCCAGCCATAGCATATTTAGTAAAGCATTTTGATGCTGACGGAGGCATCATGGTTAGTGCCTCTCATAATCCTTATAATTATAATGGAGTAAAATTTTTCTCTTCTCATGGAACTAAATTATCAGAAAAAGATGAATCTAATATAGAGCTATACATAGAAAAACAAACTATTTACTCAGATAGAAGAAAATTTGGAAGAATAGATTTTATTCAAAACGCATGTGATATTTATCTTGATTTTTGTAAGAGTACTTTTATAAATGATATTAATCTTAATGGATTTAAGATAGTAATAGATTCTGCAAATGGTGCAGCTTACAAGATTGCTCCACGTCTTTTTACGGAGTTAGGTGCTTCAGTTTTTATGGTGGGATCTAAACCAAATGGGATTAATATTAATGATAATGTTGGGTCTTCTTTTCCAGAATTGTTAATAAAAGAAGTTAAAAGAACTAAATCGCATTTGGGTATAGCTTTTGATGGCGATGCTGATCGTGTACAAATGGTGGACCATAATGGTAATATTTTCAATGGTGATGAGTTATTGTATGTCATAATCAAAGATAGGCTAAGATCTGATAAGATTAAAGGAGTTGTCGGGACTCATATGACAAACTATGGTTTTGAGTTGGCAATGAGTAGGCTAGGAATTGGATTTGATCGAGCGAATATCGGAGATAGATGTGTATATGAACAAATGCGCAAGAGAGGATGGCTATATGGAGGAGAAAGCTCAGGGCATTTATTGTGCTTAGATCGTCATACAACAGGTGATGGAATTATTGCTGCCGTACAAGTTTTATCAGCCATGGTTAGTTTTAGAACAAAGAATCTATCATATTTGTTGAAAGATATTAATATGTATCCTCAGGTTATTAACAACATCAATTGGGACGTGAGAAAGGATTGGAAAGATTGCAGAAGTCTAGTATCTGCTTATCTCAGAGCTAAGAATTTACTGTCTGGGAATGGAAGGGTATTAATCAGAAAATCAGGAACAGAGGCAGTTCTAAGAATAATGGTGGAAGCTAAAAGTTTTGATATAGCCAAAAAATATAGTAAAGATATTATGTCTAGTGTTCATATTTAGAAAATATCTATTTTGCTTTTTATGGTTTTTCTCTTATTGTTATTCTAACTCTTTAAATATTATAAAAACATATTAACGATGAGTTTTTATATATGAATAGAAAAAACTTTAGCTTAAAATCTTCACTATTGGATCGAGAATTATCTTTTCTAAAATTTAATGAGCGTGTTCTTTACCTTGTAGAAGATCCTAAAATTCCTTTGTTAGAGAGACTAAAGTATATATGTATAGTAAGTTTGAATATTGACGAGTTTTTTGAGGTGCGTGTATCTAATTTTAAAAATCTTTATACTAGCGTGTATTCTAGAAGTTTTCAAAAACTATATTTGGAGATACGTTCTATAGTTCAAAAACAGTATGTTTTGTTTTATAAAGTTTTGTTACCTGTATTACAATCAAAAGATATAAAAATAATTGATATTTATAGGCTAAACAGAGAGCAATTTGAATGGGCGAAAAATTTATTTATTAACGACATAAAAAAATTACTTTCCCCTGTTCTAATGGAGGATAATCATCCATTCCCAAATTTTCCAAATAAATGTCTAGTTTTCATAGTAAATTTAGCTAAAAGAGATTCATTGTTCAATAAGCACATAGCTTTAGTACAAGTTCCTTCAGTTTTGCCGAGATTAATAAAAATTCCTGATGTTTTATCAGAATATAAATACAGTTATATTTTATTAACTTCTTTATTAATAACATTTATTGAATACTTATTTCCTTCGTATAAGTTGTATAGATGTGATCAATTTAGAATTACACGAAACAGCAACTTGTTTTTAAAAGAAAATATTGTTGATATAAGAGAATATGTACAAAGAAGTTTATTACTGCGAGATTTAGGATCTCCTGTCAGATTGGAAATTAATTCTCAAGCTTCATCGCAATTAGAGTTATTTTTACAAAAGAAATTTTCTTTAAGCAGATACGATACTTACAGAATTCAAGGAACTTTGGATTTATCTACTTTCATCTATATCTATAATAGTGTTGATTTACCTAATTTGAAATTCCCAATAAATAAATCATCATTACCAATTTCTTTAAATTATCAAAAATCAACATCATCATGTTTTTTTAGGTATTTAAAACATAGAGATATTCTTTTGCATCATCCTTATCAATCATTTCGATTAGTCATTAATTTTTTAATGGCTGCTGCAATTGATCCTTGTGTTGTAGCCATAAAACAAACAATTTACCGTACTGGTGACAATTCGGAGCTTATGAAAATATTATTAATAGCTGCAAAAATGGGTAAAAAGGTAACTGTAGTATTGGAATTAATGGCTCGTTTTGATGAACAAACAAATATAAATTGGTCTTTTGAACTTGAAAAATTTGGAGTTGATGTTTTGTATGGTGTGTTACCGTATAAAACTCATGCAAAAATGGCACTTATATTACGTCAAGAAGAAGATGGTGTAAAGAAGTATGTGCATCTTAGTACTGGTAATTATCACCAGAGTACTGCAGACTACTATACTGATTTTGGATTACTAACATCTGAACCAAAATTATGTGACGATATAGATAAATTATTCCTAAAACTAACGGGATCAAGGACATATGCTGCTATGGATGTCCTTTTATATTCTCCATTAACTTTGTATGATAATTTAATATCTATGGTTAGAGAAGAATCTCTATATGCCTGCAATGGAAAAAAATCTATTATAATGGCAAAAATGAATGCTCTTGTAGACCCAAATATCATTAATGAGTTATATAGAGCTAGCTGTTATGGGGTTAAGATCTATTTGATAGTTAGGGGAGTTTGTACTTTAAGATCAGGTGTTGCAAATTTGTCTGAAAATATAGTAGTTAGGTCTATAGTTGGAAGGTTCCTAGAACACTCAAGAGCCTTCTATTTTTACTCAAATGGCCAAGAAAAAGTTTATCTTTCTTCAGCTGATTGGATGGGGCGTAATTTTTTTAAGAGACTCGAGATTGCATTTCCAGTACAAAACGAAGATATTAAACAACGAATTATTAGAGAAGCATTTTTATTGCCATTAATGGATAATCAATTTTCTTGGGATAAAAGAGATTATGATTATAATAAAATCAGATCTAATTCTACTGAAAGGATATTCAGTGTGCAGGATTTTCTTATGAGGGAATATGGAAGTTGGCTAATAAGATAATTTTTTCTAAAAACAACTTTATGTTTATAATTTTGGATTATATACTATTCACAATTGCAATTAATATGGTAGAATTAAACAATTATGATTTTTCGGGGTGTGGCGCAGTCTGGTAGCGCATCTGCTTTGGGAGCAGAGGGTCGTGAGTTCGAATCCCACCGCCCCGACCATTTTTTGTATCTTACTATTTGTTTCATGAGTAGATGTTGTATTTCTTGATTAATAAACTTAACAACTTTTAGTATGGGATTAGTCTTTTAATAAACTAATTATTTGAAAGATTGCTTAAGCTTATTTGAGTTTTTCGAACTTGATTTATTAATTTAGTTCTTTACAAATTTCTAGTGCGGCAGTAGCTCAGTAGGATAGAGCACGAGCCTTCTAAGCTCGGGGTCGGGGGTTCGAATCCCTCCTGCCGCGCCATTTATTAACTTCTCATGTTTCCATAAAAATTAAAATGTGGTAATATCTCCCTTATGTATATAATGGTGGCTGTAGCTCAGTTGGTAGAGTCCCGGATTGTGATTCCGGTTGTCGTGGGTTCGAGCCCCATCGGCCACCCCATTTTATTACTATTACTACATTCCTATGTATTAATAGAGGTTATAGTAGCTGATCATAACTACAATATTTTTCATTAGCAGTGTTTTGGAGCCCTATCTATGGCATCTCCTGTGAGTTGTTCTTTTGGGGGCAGTATAGTTGCCCTAGTTACCCCAATGTTTCCTGATGGCAGTTTTGATTATCAGGCTTATCGTTCCTTAATTGATTGGCATATATCTGAAGGAACAAATGCTCTAGTAGTAGTTGGTACTACAGGTGAATCTCCATCTGTTTCTTTGGAAGAGCATGCTAATTTAATACGCGTTGCTGTGGAGCATTCTGATGGACGTATTCCTGTAATAGCAGGAGTTGGAGCTAATTCTACAAGTGAAGCGGTGTATCTAACAAAACATGCCAAATCTGTTGGAGCACATGCTGGTTTATCTGTAGTCCCTTATTATAACAAACCTTCCCAGGAGGGAATGTATCGTCATTTTAAGGCTATTTCTGAAGCTACTGATTTACCCATAATTCTATACAATGTTCCTGGACGTACTGTTGCTGATATAAGTAATGATACAGTATTACGTTTGTCTGAAGTTCCTGGAATTATAGGTATAAAGGATGCTACTGGTGATATTCCTAGAGGTGTACTCTTAATGAAGGATGTGCCTTCTAATTTTCAGGTTTTTAGTGGAGATGATCCAACTGCAGCGGCTCTTATTATGTTAGGAGCAAGTGGCAATATTTCTGTTACAGCTAATATAGCACCTCGTTTAGTGCGTGATTTATGTGATGCAGCAATATCAGGCGATGTTTCAAAAGTACGAGAATTAAATTTTAGATTAGCTTCATTAAACAAAGCATTGTTTATAGAGGCTAATCCTATACCAGTAAAATGGGCTCTTAGTAAACTAAACAGATCTCAATTAGGATACAGGTTGCCATTGGTAGAGATTGGTGAAAACAATAAAGAAATTGTTATTAAAGCAATGAGAGAAGTCGGCTTGATTTAGTTATAAAGTGAGATCATTCACTCCTAACGGGGTTTATGATCTTTTCTTTATTATTCTAATTTATTTACTAAATCTCTTATTTCATATAATTTATTTATAGCCTCAATAGGGGTTATAGCGTCCACATTGATAGATTTGATTTCTCTGTAAATGTTCTCCTCCGCAGCTTTATTTTTGTATTGTGATCTGTTTTCAGATATACAGGTTTTTGTATTTATCGTGTCTATATTATTTAATTTTTCCCTTGCATTCTCTATTACCTTAATAGGTATTCCCGCTTTTCGTGCTACTTGTATCCCATAACTTTGATTGGCTGGACCTAGTTTAACTTCATGTAAAAATACTATGTCATCACCAGAGTCTATGGCAGATAAATGTACATTAATAGCATTTTGTGATTCGCAAGGTATTTGTGTTAGTTCGAAGTAATGGGTAGCAAATAAAGTTAGTGATCTATTAAAATTGATCATTCTTTCTGCTATAGACCATGCTAAACACATTCCGTCATTGGTAGATGTTCCTCTTCCTATTTCATCAATTAGTACTAAGCTTCTGTTGGTGCTTGCTGACAATATAGCAGCTGTTTCTATCATTTCTACCATAAAGGTAGACTTGCCTCCAGAAATATCATCTGATGCTCCAATTCTTGTAAAAATTCTGTCTATATTACCAATTGTTGCTTTTTTAGTTGGCACAAAAGACCCTATTTTTGCTAATAATGTTATTAGTGCTACTTGTCTCATATAAGTAGATTTGCCACCCATATTAGGGCCAGTAATAACAATCATTCTTTTTTCATCGTTTAGAATACAATCATTAGGGGTAAATATTTTGGTATTAACCTCAACCACTGGATGTCTACCATTATCAATTATTATTTCTGTTTTATCGCTAATAATCGGAGGCACCCAACTATTTATATATGAATGTTCGGCCAAACTTATCAAGACATCCAACTCAGATAATGATTTAGCGCATAAAGATATTTCTTTTATTTTGTTCATAAGGTACTGTAGAACAGTATCATATAGAAATTTTTCACGAGATATTGCTTTTTCTTTAGAAGAAAGAATGCGTTCTTCCCATTGTTTTAACTCCGGTATTGTAAAGCGTTCAGTACTTTTTAGAGTTTGTAGACGCCTGTATGTACTAGGAACCTTGTTGAGTTGACTTTTTGTTATTTCAATATAAAAACCAAAGATCTTACTAAAAGATATTCTTAAATTATTTACCCCGGTTTTTGCTTTCTCTGCTTCTTCTAGTTTTTTTATAAAATTACTATTATTATCGGATATACTTCGTAGTTCATCTAATTCTTTGTCGAATCCATAGGCTATTACTCCTCCATCTTTTAGAGACACAGGAGGATCTTCAGATATAGACATATTAAGAAATTCTGATATGCCCGGATCTATTAATATGGATTCATTAATATTTTCTATTAATTCTGATTCTTTTATTAGTTTTATGTAACTATATAAATCAGGCAATAACTTCATAGAACTCTTAAGATTAGCTATTTCACGCGGTCTGATGTATTTTAATGCTATTCTAGATAACATTCTCTCTATGTCTGGTATTTGTTTTAATTTAGATTTAATTAAATCTAAATTATTTATTTTTATGTCAGTTTTATAGAAAAAATAATTTATCAGCGATGATATTGCGTTTTGCCGCAAAAGAATAGTAGAAGTAATTTGTGTGGGATTGTTTAACCATTTTCTTAGTAATCTACTACCCATTTGTGTGCAACATCTATCTAAAATAGAGAAAAGAGTTGGGCTATCATCTCCATTTATAGTTTTGTTGATCTCTAAGTTTTTTCTGGTTATTGAATCTAAAAATACTAATTGATCAGTCCTTTCAATATATATATTTTGGATATGCGAGAGTTCTTTAGACTGTGATCGGCTAGCGTATCTAATTAATGCTCCAGCCGCTCCTATATTCTGGTGATTGCCATCCAATCCAAAGCTAGAAAGAGAGTCTATTCTAAAATGTTCTAGTAAATAGCTGATAGCATTTTCATATTCGAAATGCCATTCTGGGACTGGAGTATATTTTGCAGTAAAATCATATTGCCTTGTATTAATGTCTGTAGTTTCTGAAAATATTATTTCTGCTGGTGACAGTCTATGTAATTCTGAATTAATATTTTCTTCTGTAGAATGGGCTACTATCTTGAAGTCTCCATTAGCTAAATTCAAGTAAGCTATGCCAGTTTTACCATCTTTTGTTGTATTAATTGCAACTAAAGCACGGTCTGATTTTAGAGGAAGCAATGAATCCTCTATGATTGTGCCTGGTGTAATTACTCTAACTATTTTTCTTTCAACTAAATTATTTTTGATGTTTGAAAAATTTTCATTTATTTGCTCACTGATAGCTATTGATTCCCCATGCTCTAGTAATCTTGATAAGTATTGCTCTAGAGAGCTGGCTGGTATACCAGCCATTGGTATTGGAATTCCATTTGCAAACCCTCTTTTTGTAAGGGTTAGGTTTAGTAGACGAGAAGCTTTTTCTGCATCATCATAAAATAATTCATAAAAATCGCCTAATCTAAACAGTAGCAGCATGGATCCAGCTTCTTTTTTTAATGATATGTATTGTTGCATCAAAGGGGTAAGCCCTTCTTTAGAAACTGGTATTTTGTAATGTGATGATGTTTCCATGAAGAATTTTATATTTAATCTTGTTAGTAACTTAAAGGATATAATCTTTTTAATAAAATATTTATAAAAATAGATCAATGTAAATTGTATTGCTATATTGATTTCTTAAATAACGTAATTATTTTGCCTATTATACTTATATATCAATATATAATTTATTGTAAACGAATAAAAATTAACTTTTATAATTTAGTATTTAATTTTTTGTTTATTTCATGAGATATAATTAAAATGGTTAGAATTCTAGAATTGGAGATTTTATGATTTTGGTAAAAGATTTTTTAATTAATGTTTCTGTTTCTATTTTTATACTAATCTTTGGTTGGTGGCTTTCTTCTATTGTAGGTCAATGGTTTTCAAAAGCTATAAAATTTTCTCCTCATATTGATGTTACTGTAGTTCCGATATTAAGTTCTTTGGCTATATGGAGCATAAGATTTTTTACAGTTATAACAGTCTTAGCAAGATTTGGGCTAGAAACAACAAGCATAATAGCCCTGCTTGGTGCAGCTGGTTTAGCTATTGGCTTAGCTTTGCAAGGAACTCTACAGAATATTGCAGCTGGTATTATGTTATTATTGCTTAGACCAGTAAGATCTGGTGAGTTTATTTGCCTAAAATCAGGAGAAGAAGGTACTGTTAGTGAGATTGGTCTTTTTTTAACTAGAATAACTCAAAATGATGGAACTAGCTTAACATTACCAAATAGCATTTTATGGAATTCTACTATTGTGAATTTTAGCAGGAATTCTATTAGACGTGTGGATATACCAGTTTCAATTAGTTACAAATCTGATATAAATCTAGCCCTCGATACTATTACAGATGTTGTTAAATCTAATTCTTTAGTTCTTGTCGATCCTACACCATTAGTTAAGGTAGTAGAATATAAAGAATTTAGTATAGTAATTAATGTCAGGGTTTGGTCTGATTCTTCTAATTATTGGGATTTAAGATGGGGGCTGTATCATCAAATATGGGTTTCTCTTGGTGCTGCTGGA
This genomic interval carries:
- the ftsH gene encoding ATP-dependent zinc metalloprotease FtsH — protein: MDSSFSKIAVWVGIALALFSIFKHFDGSNRFQDHYTYTQFMDDVRDGHIKRVEVQGDVLRVLSDNNRFYSLISPGDLWMVSDLLKHGVQVIGKPREEPSFLANVFISWFPMLLLIGVWVFFMRQMQGGGRGGAFSFGKSRAKMLEESNNRTTFADVAGCDEAKEDVQELVDFLREPSRFQKLGGRIPRGVLMVGSPGTGKTLLARAVAGEANVPFFSISGSDFVEMFVGVGASRVRDMFENAKKNSPCIIFIDEIDAVGRQRGAGVGGGNDEREQTLNQMLVEMDGFEAGQGVVVIAATNRPDILDPALLRPGRFDRQVVVSLPDIKGREQILNVHMRKVPLSDNVSSNILARGTPGFSGADLANLVNEAALFAARRNGRVVDMSDFEKAKDKLVMGAERRSVVMPEEERRNTAYHESGHAVVAKMLPKTDPVHKVTIVPRGMALGVTMQLPEKDRYSMDRERLLNMIAVLFGGRIAEEIFMNQMTTGASNDFERATNIARDIVTRYGMTKELGPMVYAENENEVFLGRSVTKTIHMSEATMQKVDSEIRRIIDEQYSVARNIIESNKDIIENMAESLLEYETIDSDQIENIVSRNFQRKD
- the folP gene encoding dihydropteroate synthase; protein product: MDKKFQCGRFEFSLNRPIVMGIINVTPDSFSDGGAYSSIDAAIEHAYKMIDDGVDILDIGGESSRPGSDRVSTSEELKRLLPLIESLKDCGVPLSVDTYKPDVMKSVIDMNVDMINDICGFTLPGSLETVSSSNCGLCVMYMNGDINNMHNCFPDMNVVREANIFFTKQLNRLLKYNSNIKDRIVLDPGLGFGKTIEQNYYLINQLEKLKVFSCPLMIGASRKSMIGKLVDRSVSERLCASVSCALISVMYGANIVRVHDVAETVDSLKILNAIKQGSYTHEAG
- the glmM gene encoding phosphoglucosamine mutase, translated to MKQDRKYFGTDGIRGIIGSCNMNHDFLFRVGYAAGIFFSEKIKNKECFIVIGMDTRSSGPMLSSAVKTGLLAAGVNILDVCSDAIPTPAIAYLVKHFDADGGIMVSASHNPYNYNGVKFFSSHGTKLSEKDESNIELYIEKQTIYSDRRKFGRIDFIQNACDIYLDFCKSTFINDINLNGFKIVIDSANGAAYKIAPRLFTELGASVFMVGSKPNGININDNVGSSFPELLIKEVKRTKSHLGIAFDGDADRVQMVDHNGNIFNGDELLYVIIKDRLRSDKIKGVVGTHMTNYGFELAMSRLGIGFDRANIGDRCVYEQMRKRGWLYGGESSGHLLCLDRHTTGDGIIAAVQVLSAMVSFRTKNLSYLLKDINMYPQVINNINWDVRKDWKDCRSLVSAYLRAKNLLSGNGRVLIRKSGTEAVLRIMVEAKSFDIAKKYSKDIMSSVHI
- the ppk1 gene encoding polyphosphate kinase 1; translated protein: MNRKNFSLKSSLLDRELSFLKFNERVLYLVEDPKIPLLERLKYICIVSLNIDEFFEVRVSNFKNLYTSVYSRSFQKLYLEIRSIVQKQYVLFYKVLLPVLQSKDIKIIDIYRLNREQFEWAKNLFINDIKKLLSPVLMEDNHPFPNFPNKCLVFIVNLAKRDSLFNKHIALVQVPSVLPRLIKIPDVLSEYKYSYILLTSLLITFIEYLFPSYKLYRCDQFRITRNSNLFLKENIVDIREYVQRSLLLRDLGSPVRLEINSQASSQLELFLQKKFSLSRYDTYRIQGTLDLSTFIYIYNSVDLPNLKFPINKSSLPISLNYQKSTSSCFFRYLKHRDILLHHPYQSFRLVINFLMAAAIDPCVVAIKQTIYRTGDNSELMKILLIAAKMGKKVTVVLELMARFDEQTNINWSFELEKFGVDVLYGVLPYKTHAKMALILRQEEDGVKKYVHLSTGNYHQSTADYYTDFGLLTSEPKLCDDIDKLFLKLTGSRTYAAMDVLLYSPLTLYDNLISMVREESLYACNGKKSIIMAKMNALVDPNIINELYRASCYGVKIYLIVRGVCTLRSGVANLSENIVVRSIVGRFLEHSRAFYFYSNGQEKVYLSSADWMGRNFFKRLEIAFPVQNEDIKQRIIREAFLLPLMDNQFSWDKRDYDYNKIRSNSTERIFSVQDFLMREYGSWLIR
- the dapA gene encoding 4-hydroxy-tetrahydrodipicolinate synthase yields the protein MASPVSCSFGGSIVALVTPMFPDGSFDYQAYRSLIDWHISEGTNALVVVGTTGESPSVSLEEHANLIRVAVEHSDGRIPVIAGVGANSTSEAVYLTKHAKSVGAHAGLSVVPYYNKPSQEGMYRHFKAISEATDLPIILYNVPGRTVADISNDTVLRLSEVPGIIGIKDATGDIPRGVLLMKDVPSNFQVFSGDDPTAAALIMLGASGNISVTANIAPRLVRDLCDAAISGDVSKVRELNFRLASLNKALFIEANPIPVKWALSKLNRSQLGYRLPLVEIGENNKEIVIKAMREVGLI
- the mutS gene encoding DNA mismatch repair protein MutS: METSSHYKIPVSKEGLTPLMQQYISLKKEAGSMLLLFRLGDFYELFYDDAEKASRLLNLTLTKRGFANGIPIPMAGIPASSLEQYLSRLLEHGESIAISEQINENFSNIKNNLVERKIVRVITPGTIIEDSLLPLKSDRALVAINTTKDGKTGIAYLNLANGDFKIVAHSTEENINSELHRLSPAEIIFSETTDINTRQYDFTAKYTPVPEWHFEYENAISYLLEHFRIDSLSSFGLDGNHQNIGAAGALIRYASRSQSKELSHIQNIYIERTDQLVFLDSITRKNLEINKTINGDDSPTLFSILDRCCTQMGSRLLRKWLNNPTQITSTILLRQNAISSLINYFFYKTDIKINNLDLIKSKLKQIPDIERMLSRIALKYIRPREIANLKSSMKLLPDLYSYIKLIKESELIENINESILIDPGISEFLNMSISEDPPVSLKDGGVIAYGFDKELDELRSISDNNSNFIKKLEEAEKAKTGVNNLRISFSKIFGFYIEITKSQLNKVPSTYRRLQTLKSTERFTIPELKQWEERILSSKEKAISREKFLYDTVLQYLMNKIKEISLCAKSLSELDVLISLAEHSYINSWVPPIISDKTEIIIDNGRHPVVEVNTKIFTPNDCILNDEKRMIVITGPNMGGKSTYMRQVALITLLAKIGSFVPTKKATIGNIDRIFTRIGASDDISGGKSTFMVEMIETAAILSASTNRSLVLIDEIGRGTSTNDGMCLAWSIAERMINFNRSLTLFATHYFELTQIPCESQNAINVHLSAIDSGDDIVFLHEVKLGPANQSYGIQVARKAGIPIKVIENAREKLNNIDTINTKTCISENRSQYKNKAAEENIYREIKSINVDAITPIEAINKLYEIRDLVNKLE
- a CDS encoding mechanosensitive ion channel family protein, with the protein product MILVKDFLINVSVSIFILIFGWWLSSIVGQWFSKAIKFSPHIDVTVVPILSSLAIWSIRFFTVITVLARFGLETTSIIALLGAAGLAIGLALQGTLQNIAAGIMLLLLRPVRSGEFICLKSGEEGTVSEIGLFLTRITQNDGTSLTLPNSILWNSTIVNFSRNSIRRVDIPVSISYKSDINLALDTITDVVKSNSLVLVDPTPLVKVVEYKEFSIVINVRVWSDSSNYWDLRWGLYHQIWVSLGAAGIEAPIVINSNLN